In the Populus trichocarpa isolate Nisqually-1 chromosome 1, P.trichocarpa_v4.1, whole genome shotgun sequence genome, tttatgacaaatataaataagcaaattaattaatttatttgagcaAAAAAATTCTTGGACAGATATATCAATATAGATATCAAGGAAAAGGTATTATAATAGGCTTTGATATTAACTGTTAGATTTGATAGATctaaacatgtttataaaataatttacatttagATCTAatgtggaaaaataaataaatcaaaatatatctttcgtcaataataaaaaaacactaattaatttttatttttatttttaaagattttagtaCTTCCAAGCTCATACACTCAAATTTAATAGTGTATATAGAAGGTAAAATCTTATATTTCAGTGCATAAGCTTAGAGACTAAAAGCTTGTATGTATATAACACGAgtctcattaaattaatttttattgatataacTTCGACACCAttagtttagaaaatattaatatgagaGTTAATTTATTAGAATAAACTAAAGTTCTAATGGAAAAATTGAATCCACATTAATATAGAGATTAGTAAAATGTAACTTTTAACATAATGTTTCTAAATAATCTGGTAAGCCTTCATAACCTACTATAATTATAGCTTCGCTAATCAGGCAGACCTTTGTTATTACTACAAGctgatttattcttttttttttttgttagggtttagctgattgttatttttttatttgatgtagagtgattgttaatttcaataatctcctgatatttcttaattttcaacaaTATGAAAGCTAAGAGAATAGCTTTATAAGCTATTAACCCCAGTGGTCTGTCTCTGTAATCTGACCGTTAATTTCATCTATGCTCATAGCTTTATCGTTGTTTATGAACAGCATAATTCAATGAAAGATTTTGAGCATCATTCAGAGAGTGAAGAAAACCTTACAAACAGGCCTGGCAACCCAATTAGCAAACCCATTCATCTATGCTCTTTGTCtgcttgttttttgtgttttaaaaatatttttttttaaaaataattttttaattttttttaaattaatatttttatatcattttaatgtgctgatgttaaaaataatttttaaaatataaaaaaaattattttaatatattttcaaataaaatatattttttttaaagaaaaacaacgcCTACCAATCAGAGATAATCCTTTTCATGCGGAAATCCGTGGCATCAGCAACAGAAAGATAACAGCTAGCAtgcaaaaaaaaaggttataatCCATTACAATCTGTCAGACCTGACAAGAAAAAGTACTCCTTTGGGAACTTCAATATCTCAATTTTTCAAACCATGTCTTTTATGTAATAGTAGGCGCCAAGTTGGACACTACTTTTGACCTCCAGaaatataatagataaatatGAGTCTGAAATTGAGCTTGCATTGCTCTAAAAGTCAATCAATACAATACGAAATACATTTTATCAACgtaggaagagagaaaaaaaagatttttctagtgtttgtgtgtgttttgcGTTCCCACCACCATCTTAGTTCTTCAAAACCAATgtaaaatgaaatgaagaatTCCGTCCATTAATGAGCTTTTTCTAAGAATCTTTTTGCGTTTAATATCATGCACTGTCAGGGTAAATGTATCAGGATAATGTTGTAAACACCGTGCAGAACATAGAAGCTTTAGCTTAGCAGAAGTTAATGGTTCGGTTGCAAGATGCTAACTATTGCAAGCACAGATAGGCATTAGCCTGCCATTCCATTCATTGACAGCTCAATGATAGGGAGAACGCAAATTTAAGAGTGGATATTtcgctacttttttttttttctcttttgcagTAGATTGCATTACACTGACAACACGCAAATAGCTCCTTTCAAGCACAATTACTCTGAATGCACAAGGTAGATTCCAATGCAAGAACAACCAGCAAGGACAgctaacaaatatatatatggactTGAACTCTCCTCCCTAGTGCACTGCAAATTCTACTACATCAAATTTCAGGCTAAAGCCACCAAGACGGAGCTTCACTGATACATATTTACTTCCAATTCCTTTTAACATCACAAAGGAGTACAAGATctgaaatgaataaaaactcCCTTGTCATCCTTGATCTTAAAATACCAGGGTGATATGAACCAGCTTAAGATTTATACAAGGGACCAGCAGAgacaatttttttccaattctcaGTGAATTAATGAACAATTCAGCTGTTCGGTTTTTGTTTCATGAAAGTATGATGTGTTCATTCAGAGAGTAGTTCCTTGAAACTCATAGCATGAGGCTAGTGGTTTTCTATCATGTTTACCTCTTATTTCATGTGCATATCTCATCCGTCTTCCATTTCTAAGTCCCTAAATCACCAAATTCTACAACCCTTGCTCTGATAACAACCATCTACAGTCCTACATTTTCTCAGTATCCATTTTGTTTGTTGAGGCAAAAGAAGCCTGATACAATAATGTTTTGCCTATACATACCCTAACATAGTACCAAACTCCAAGAACCAGAATAAAAGTCTCAAGGATACTTATTGCCTTCAAAATGATTTCTTAGTTTTGGACAATAAATCTGATAAGGCAAACAGCATGTTCGACGAGCTTACATGGTACAGTTCCTAATGCAGAAGATATTGAACTCTTTATGAGACCCCACCGAGCTTCAGGAAATCAATACTTATTCTCAAATCCACAGTTTCAAAAGAATGGAGAGCCAACTTATTgtgctttattgattttaaggttttccttttccctttcttttcttcttttgtccttttttttttatcctatcaaGGTTGTTCCAATCATTTAACAACATAGTAGTAAATTCTTGAAAACATTCATTAGAGagcataaaaaatgaatataagttAGTATTCAAGCTATCAATGAATACATACCAACATGTATGTCAGGTGTAGCAGCAGCAGTGGCATAAAAAAGATGACAGTGACAGGCTGGTAGTCCACAGCTATTGCATCAAAGACAGTCTGTCTAATGCAATTCGGAGTTCGAACCCCTCCATGAACAATTTTAAGGGATCACGAACTGTTATCATGCAGAAATCACTCGAATCTCATGTACTCAACAATCATCGTTAAAATACACTAGTAAGATGGTTCATGAGTCCCGAAATTTGCATTTACCGGAAATTACTAAACTCTTAATTCCCTCGGTACGAAGCAATGAATGGAGATGAGTAGCGACGAATGCACTTAAACAAGTCTTCACCAGCTTATAATCCCCTTCTTTGATTACAAGGCCATCAGCCAGCTCCGCTCCCACACTTCCCTTAGAGGTGGGACCCACATTTCCAGAAGAGTACAGATGCCGGTGAAAAACTTCAACATCTCGCCCTTGTGGATCATGTTCACGAAGAACCTGGTGCAACAAAGCCCAAATATGCTCAAGCTCACTGCTTAGTTACAGTCTAGAAAAGCATTATGAACGCATAATGAAATGGATACAGAAACctctcaaaatagaaaaaaaaaaaaaaaactcctttaaatccaacaaaaacatttattcGGCTCGAGCTTGATATCCTAAGCCCAAAATACAATAAAGGGGTTAAGGAGTTTGGGTTTGGGCATGATAGCTCGCGCCTAACACCCAAGGAGCCTGGGTTCGGGCTACTGCCGTGGGCTCGGGCTTCTACACTCAAGCCCAACATGTTCGGGATCGAGAACGCGGCCCGAGCCCAACGTGCTCGGGATCAAGAGTACACCCCGAGTCTAAAATGTTTAAGTCTAGGTAGTGTGCTTCGACCTATTTTTCATCTCTAATGGGTCCGAGCTCAACATTCACCAGAGATTTTTTCGAGATCCCACGCAGGTTCCTCGATATTTTACACTCTAGTCCTTCCTCTTCACAAAAATAGATAAGATTCATGGGCTACCAATCCTTCAAGtcaaaggttcacaatctttttattttctactgcatatatatttttagagtatctctctctagaatattattgtaccttttttctttataaagttCTTGACTTTACCATTGGAGAGTCCCCACGTCTATTAAAGGAGATCTTTTACAGCCACCAGGCACCTGACTTATCAGACATCACTTGCTATAGTTGCCAACCCTCTAGACTTTTCATATTAAATCACTAGATACCTTAACTATGGAGAATAAATCAGATTTCTTGAACTAAAAGATCaatcaattattcaatttatcAGCCTTATTCCTAAACATCTTGGATTTTAGGACTCATTAATTGACATCGTATATgggaaactgataaaaaaacaccatcagtttctaaaacttgtttttgacattttcaGACCATTCCATGGTACACAACCAAGACACATCTAGGTCAGGATACATGACAAATCTACATGTTATCACGAACACTTCTACCCAGGTAGATCTTTAACAACTCACCAATCAAGTGCAACATCTCACTCAGATCATTTTGGCAACCCAAGGTCAAAATTAGACCTTGCCAGTCTATCATATCTTGACACCCTCGGCAACATACAATGCctcaacaccaccaccaccggcTGCACTAGGTGCTCATAGATGATTACACTACTGAAAGGAGACTAAACATAATAACAATCCTAGGAGTCCCTTAATGGGTTGTTTGCGCAATTACGATACTCATGTTTAGAACCGATATTCCGAACGTCCTCCCCCTAGCTACCGTAAGATTGACACCAGTTACTGTAACCATCATTCCATGTCAAACTCTTAGGGCTCCCACGAGGGTAATAGATAAAGGACTAAAAAAAGATCTATACATGAGCATACTCAGAAGAATGACCACAACCCCCATCAATGAAGGATTTCTCCCTTGTCTAAACGAGTATTGAACAATGGACTCCCTAAGAACTACATTTCCATAAAAATAAGTCAAGAAAATTATGATGGCTTGGCTAACCTAAGAGAGCATGTATAGAAAATACACGATAGCTCAGAGTTGGTCATCCAATATAGTGACTAAATGTGCAAAATCATCCTTACAATCTTCTAAGGGTCTGTGTATGCATTGTATAATAATTTGAAGCCAAATTCCATTGATGGGTTCAATAACCTATGTGTTAAACTGGTGGCATGCTTTAGCACCAACATACCCACTAAGAAAAGCTCCACGAAACTATTTAGTGTTACCCAACAAGAGATCGAGTCTAcacaatcataatttaaaaggtTCAATGGGAAGATGCATAAGATGGAAGAAATGCTTAAGCCAGTAGTTTTAGAGACCTTGATAAGAGGGGTAAGAGAACATGCCATATAGAGAAAACTTTATGCCTTACCAGAGACAAGTTTGCTCAAAGTgaaaaaagtaatgaaaaatcatatacgAGTGAAAGAGGCTGATTTGCTACGACATAGAGCCCTTCCTTATTATATGGACAACCAAGAATCTTCCAAGTGAAATCATTCTCCTAGTAGAAATAAAAGCTCAAGGAAGAACCATGAGGGATTAACCCATGGTGATTTAGTGTATCATAAGGATCACTCATTTGAAGTTATCAGGGTAGTCAAAACAAACACTTTGGCACCACCTCCAAGACATGTTACTCCTAAAAACCTTTCTTGTACCTATCACTCAGATCATTTTAGGATGAATAATCCTAAATAgaaatataagtttatttttgaaataaaaataatgtatctCTGACATACATTCCCTATCTATAGATCTCTAGTGAGGGCTTCCGGATACTTTCCAAGGTAGGGTTTGACTTGATCTCCCTAAAGGCCTCACCAATTCACCAAAGGTTAATCTGGGATCCATATTATCTAGGTAATGCCTAAAGGCCTTTCACTAATTCTTCAAGGGTTGATCCAGGATCCCATATCCTCCGAGTGATGCTTACGGGCCTCTTACCACTTCTCTGGGGGTTGATCCGggatcctcttttttttttcaggtgatGCCTAGGGGTCTCTCACTAATTCATCAGGGGTTACTCTGATATCCTTTATTCTCCAGGTGATACCGAGGGTCTTCTCACCAATTCATCAGGGGTTGATCCGGGATCCTCTATTTCTCCAGGTGATGCCCAGTGGCCTCTCAATAATTTACCAAGGGTTGATTTGGGATCCCTATTCTCCAGATGATTCTTAGGGGCTTCTCACCAATTCATCAGGTATATTGATCTAAGATCCTCATTCTCCAGGTGATGCCAAAAGGCCTCTCACCAATTCGTCAAGGGTTAATCTCAAATCCCCCACTTtctattgtaatatcatactgATATATTCTTCAGGTCTCTAGGGGCCTCTCATTCATCAGGGGTTGATCTGCGATCTCATTTTTTCAAGTGATCCTTAGGGGCCTCTCACTAATTCACCAAGGGTTGATATGAGATCCCTATTCTCTAAGTATTGCCTAGGAGCCTTTTACTAATTCGTCAGGGGTTGATCTTGGATTTTCCACTTCTCTAATGCAGTCTCAAACTAGCACTACTATCAAGTGGGGGGCCCTCATTTCCCATGCCATCCTAAAGAGGTCATATATCTCACCACACCATTGACTATTCTTCAGTAAGTGGATTTTAAGCCCCTATACCATTACAAAGAAGGTTACAGACCTTTTAAGGGCTCCTAAACCCTTATGCCATCATCAAGGAGGCTACAGACCTCCCACTCTTTGTGAGACCTTTCTTCAATTAAGGGCTTTCATGCCTCGTGTCATCTAGAGAGGTTACATACCTCTCATACTATAGTGCAACCACTCTTCAAGAGATGAACTTAGTTTTCTTGGTGCAATAAAACCACCCTCTATGGATTTTCCCCTCTGCTCTTTAGAAAGTTTTATAAGTATGGGTATCACCAAGGGTCACCCTTCATAGGTTAACACCAACCTTTTTGGGTTCTCCTCacccttttaaaattttttctaagtatagacTCACTCTTCATGAGTTTCCACCAGccatttaaaactttttttaagcATGAAGTCATTTATATCTCACCTcacccttttaatttttttttctaagtatgggtTCCTTCATAGTTCCTCTTTATAtacttataatgtttttttcaaatatgttgcACACCCTTACACAAAGGCTCTTTGGTTTATTACCCGGAGTTTGAACCCCTCTTCTcgtaaaacaaaaattcaacgAACTCGTTATGGTAATCGAGTAATTTTACAAGTCTTTACGGATTAATACCATAAAGACTTGTGGAACTGCTAATTGATCCAAATAAAATGAAcctaaaaaaaaccccaaaatggACCAAAAATATTTCCCCAAAATAGACCTAACAAGAACACCCTTTGGGCTCGGGCTTAGTATCCCCAGCCCAAATTACAATAGAAGGCCAGTGAGACTGGGATCAGATATGGTAGCTAGTGCCTAACACCTAAGGAGCATGGGCTCGGGCAAGAAGCCAGAGCCCATACAAGGTGCACACCTAGCGTGGGCGTGCACCCTAGTTCCCTCGTGGGCTTGGGTTCTGGAGCACGCCTCGAGCTCAATGCGTTTGGGTCCAGGctcctcaatattttatattgatctaatatgtattattttatatataatataactcaaaatttcaaaatgataaaattatactCCACCCATTTCTCTCGACAATAAAGATAAGATTTAggggctataaatacaccatgaattCTTCAAGTCAAAGattcataatctttttattctctactgcatatatatttttaaaacatctcTCTTTAGAATATTATTGCACTTTCTCTCTTTACCATCGGAGAGTCCCCATGTCCATCAAAGGGGACCTTTTACAGCTATCAACTACTGGTTACCTGGCTTATCAGACATCAGATGTTACCAGTTGCCAACCTTCTAGGCTTTCCATATCAAGTCCCTGAATACCTTACCTATGGAGAATGAATTAGATTGCTTGAACTAAGAGATTAGTTAATTATCTAACACGTCAGCCTTATTCCTAAGCATATTAGATTTTAGAACTCATCACATAGTCATAGTCTAGAGAAGCATTATAAACTTCAGTTTTCCCACTAATATCAATCATTATTAGAATAaagcaataaaattaacaattatacaaaattaaaaaaaaagtaatcatcctagtgaattaaaaaatctaattacatCTAAATTATttgtcattcaaaattaaaaggattaCAAAAATCCCCCAAAACACTGAGAATGTGTGCACTTTTGACCACCAAGACAAGTGAATATAAGCCCCTTGCCAACTTCTTCTTTCCTAGAAATGCAAAGCccaaaaactaataaaagaaGGACACCAAAATCtcccataaaaattaaaacaaattgggTATgcagaagaaataaataatgtaatgtAGCGCCAAATAcccctaaaaatataaatagacttgttatggtttatttttcttctttctttgtccacGTAAGAGGAAGTGATTGCATGCTCATCTCTTCATGATATTCAACTCCTATAAATATCAAGTGGGtatgaagaattttttattcaacttagACTCTCTTtcctttatatatttgtttaattgtaaaaaatataacactttGTATccatgttttaaaattacacCTTATTAATCAGGTCAacactaaatttaaaatttgataataaaaaaactaaaatattcctaattttttttatccattctCCTTCATTCACTCTTTTATCTTATAACACCCTCTAGAACTTAATTTTactcccatttttttttcataatcatttcAGGATGATTATGAAAGAGCTTTTATTTGTTCTTCCACTTTATTTTGGCACACTTTTTGTTAGGAACAAATATACATTGAACGGAAAGTGGAAGTCATTCATACTATTTTCCCCTATTTTTTGCTAGCAATTATACtaggtaaaaaaaatccaaacaattaagtaaaaaaaggggaaaaaatgctttaatctctttttttcttattgttttctttatggTAAGTTTCATTATCAAACATAAGTATTGATAAgttgtatttgttttagttgATAGAGGATCTCAAAATCATTAGCATTTATTtcttatgaattaattaatttatgttatataaaaGTGACGATACATTAAATTTAAActtcttaaaaaaacttaataggTCTAAATCTTGAATAAGCATGCACCTTCTCTACATGGTCAAGTCCTCTATATCCAGGATCAGGTTTTCTACTCATAGAGAGGTAGactacttgaaaagaaaatatttagtaataaaatttgtaataaGACTTTTTGTGTAGTGATCcaattcaacaaaattttatGTTACTTGTGCTTGTTATCTTTTTTAGAACATTTTTCCTAATATATAAGCAGCCTAGAATAGTTGTAATATAGAGTTTTGATTAGAGAAAGTATTTagtaataaaatcttgaattaagGTTTTTATGTGATGATTCTATTCGCTATAATTTTATCTTACTTGtgcttattgtattttttatgttgttttcatcCATGTCAATTAATATTAGAGCCCAACAAATCctaatggttttgtttttgtatgttgTTAAATAATCATGGATGGAAAAAGTGGTCACATAACTAGACATGCTTGTGTAAGAGGGGATGAGGAGATTATCTCTTGAAAAAAAGACATTCAGAAactagtgataaaaaaaacttgcaaggATATATTGTAGAGTTAACTTGTTAATTAACGATGATAAAATTGCAGAAGCAAGTTAAAGAATTATCTCATCGTTTAGcaaagatgaagaagagaaaactaGAGAATCATGATAAGTGTGATCATGGATTCATGGCTAGACTAGAAAACCCATTTAAAAGCCAGATTAGAGGAATCAACCTCTAAATCAAGATAAGTATCATGGAGATTTTGGTGATTCTAATTATAACAAGATAGACATGAATTGGTCTTCTccactaatttataatttttatttcaatgataATTATGACAATAATGATAGCATAAACAATGATAGTGATGTGAGTGATGATGTCATCAATAGTGTTCTTATTGATAAGTTAGGAGTTTGAATGAAAAGAGAATATGAAAAGtgctcaacaaaaaaaatattattttaagttatgtTGATCATTTTTATTACAAGTTACTATCATCATAAAGATAGATTTGTTCAATGGTTAAATGCATACATTATGTGTTGAGGAAGCAAGTTTGCGGTTgacaattattgtttttttatgaaggtAGTGGAAGAGAAATCTTTTATCAATTGTTGTTTCTTATgagaaatttaataagaaagGATTGAtgttaatatctaaaattattatacacctaaagtgaaaaaaaaaaagggttggaGAGTCTTGATTGGAATTCCATAAGATCAATGTAAGAATAATTTGAACTCGAAGGCAAGTTCTTTCTAACTCAAGAAACTGATATATGAGGAATTATAGGAaaagctttttattttcttagttatttttattcctatttattttagaaaaaatttttatttatggtgtttttattcttcatatttagttttgaaattttattttcttagttattttttttatttgcttcaagaATCATTCagtttagaaattttattttttcttattcagcTTGGTCATATGACTAGTATAAATAgagttttgtattttgtatttcattAAACTAcctaaagagaaaatatttaatgataaaattccaAATAGAATTTTGTATAGTGACCCTATTCGACAAAATCCTGTGTTATTTTTCTTGCTATTCTTATATGTTGTTTCTACGGTGTCATTTGATATTAGAGCAATTTGAAATCAAGAACAAGTATTCTACAACCTGTAGAGACTGATATagaaaattgtttctttttttcctaacaACCAACTTTATATTAATGGACATAACTTTCAATCTGACAATTagattgagctaaaattttatcaaGAGATTTTAAAAGCCTTATTTCTTatagggttaaaattttatagtaaTTTGAAGGTCAGGAAGACTTTCAAATAAGGTCTAAAATTTACTATTTCGgatttgcaatatttttctagttgatatataattttttttctatttattttatttttttaatctttatttagaatttgttttcctaATATATAAGCGGCATAAAAAAGTTGTAATACAgattttttattagagaaaatatttagtaataaaatttcaaaataaagtttttgtaTGGGACCTATTcaacataattataatttccTTGTGCTTGTTGTGTTGTTTCTATCTATATCACCTCTCTCCATTAACCTTGCATCCCTTGTTAATTGAGTGGTTGTGCATCCCGCTGGACAAGcaacatgtttctttttttccctcaaactttattttataaacacgAACAACACAACCTTCTAAGGATGTTTTCCTCTATCATTATTAATGTTTTccctcaaactttattttaaaataaaagggcatttttttcttattaataactTAAGCATCAAAGAATTGCCCTATCATTTCAAGGGACTTCTCTTTGTTTTGCAGGTTTTTCATTGTACAAGAACCTCAATTTCTCTACAATTATAATCCACTTCAATCAACCTAAAAGGAGCACATTTTCGGTAAAGATTTTCACTACCTTATCAAGAAATGTATGTTAGGGATCGAAGCACTAGCATACCATAAGATAGGTGTGGCTGAGATGTATATATATGTTACAGTGAATGTGCAGTAATATAAAAACCTTATcaagaaatgtattttttttatttaattccttttactttggtttaatttatctatagtcaaaatataaataatttttgtttataatcaaCTTAGGACACAACTTGAAAATGCCCTTTTATAAACGAATACCATAACTTTGAtatgccataactttttatccagAGGCCCGTTAAGGCTATCAAAAGCTatttttgaagttaaaattGCCTTTAAAGGCCAACTTCTTAGCCATTTTAGTGATTTGAAATGCATGCATATCCTTTCGTGATAGCTCTAGTTTCCATAATATTGTACCCTTTTTATCtatccaattttttatttttattttaattttctatgttAATTCTTACAATTTTCAGATCTCATGTtgattttaattagttattgacagactatttaatatcaaaatttgtAGGTATAGCcattaattatcatttcaaatattaaaaattattgttagttttttcaacaatgtttttgttggatttttgaATCTGTGGGATTAATCTTTTCAGAATCATGGGTGTGAAAAATCTTTGTAAGCTTCCAAAGTCCTTCATGGGAATGAGAAATTAAGTAGAACATAAACGATCAAGGAAAACAAGTTACATTAAATAGCGGCAGAAACCATTCTATTCTTCAATAATATAAGAAGAAAGAATGCCAATCCTGGATAAAGCATTTTGAGATGAAAGAAAAATGCTaattaaacttcaattttcaTGGAGCTCTATAACATAGCTCGAAGAAAACATCAACAGACAGAAAGGGTGAGACTAGCTAGCTAGAGGGTTCAGAAACAATTAATGGccatttttaattagaattgcATACCATCATGAGCAATTACCCTTGGAATGTTGCGGCAGAGTGATTGCTCATGATGTTATATCATTCTTTGAAAGTTTGAATCAGCCTTGGAATATTGCACCCATTAAAACCCTCCTCCCATAGCCGGAGCCCAATAATCGGCGCCGTTGTCACTTCCAACGTGCTGAGTGCAAGACAGAGGAACCAAGCACAGTCCTCTACTCCTCAAATCCTTTGGGTTATCTTGATTATCCTGCAGACATTATCAAATGCATATATACACATAAAGttcagagggaaaaaaaaagaaaaagaagcgaaggtactaattaattaatgacatTTTCTTATAAACAAGCTCTTCAAGCAATCTAATTCCAATGTCCAAAGGTATGTAAACTTGACGTTCCAGCTTTTGTACAAAACCAATAATTAAAGAGTCATAATGAGGAGGATAATCGCGATGATTGCGAAGTAATATATAGACTAAAACATAGTATATTAATGCACAATAAGGGGAAATTAAGTTTATTAATTAGCATAAAGATATTAGACAGAGAAAAATAAGTGCCTGGTTAGgatctcctttttcttttcaagcaGATGTCATTCAACAGCTGAatggaaaattaaagaaaaggaaaaaaatattaacattatcCATCTTTCCCAGCCCTTTTTTGATTCCCAACTAATAATTAACTCTAAAGTAGTCACAAATTATGCTTTTAACTAGATAGATGTGCATAAAGCTAAGAACCTTGTTCTTTCATTGCTATTTTATGAATGTTAAAATACTGTTAAGTTTTTTTGCATATATGCTTTCTTTCCACTTAACAAAACCATCCTAGTTGCTTTTTATAGAGGTGGTGGATCCAATAAAGCAATACCTGGCCTATGTCTTCAGAAAATGCACTAACTCTTTCTTCTTGACCCTAACAAGAAATTCCTCCCCTCGTTAGTTAAACACGATTCGCAACACTTGCCTAGTCAGTCATATGCATGCTGGGGGGGggcggagagagagagagagcggggGGGGATCTTGGTCTTGCATTGGGAAATGAGGAACAGTTATGTATAGGTACTTACAGATTGTTGATGGTTCCTCATATTTGGTGAGGCAGTGCCCAAGTAAGGGGAGCTAAGAGCCTACAAAAATCAAGGGGGGTGCATGGAGGAGACAAGAGAGAATAAGATTTTGTAACTTCCATGACTAAAGAAAGGTTAGAGAACGAATGAATAATTGAACACTTTAACTGCATGCTCCTCACTGATTCTGAGCTGCTTGCAGAGAGTATAAGTAAGATGTGGAAGAAACATCACCTCAATTTGACCCTGAAGGAAT is a window encoding:
- the LOC18094771 gene encoding LOW QUALITY PROTEIN: probable inactive nicotinamidase At3g16190 (The sequence of the model RefSeq protein was modified relative to this genomic sequence to represent the inferred CDS: deleted 2 bases in 1 codon); translated protein: MVTVTGVNLTVLREHDPQGRDVEVFHRHLYSSGNVGPTSKGSVGAELADGLVIKEGDYKLVKTCLSAFVATHLHSLLRTEGIKSLVISGVRTPNCIRQTVFDAIAVDYQPVTVIFYATAAATPDIHVGMYSLIA